The following coding sequences are from one Salvia hispanica cultivar TCC Black 2014 chromosome 3, UniMelb_Shisp_WGS_1.0, whole genome shotgun sequence window:
- the LOC125216130 gene encoding wall-associated receptor kinase 2-like codes for MLSSTLVFSSSHYNFPIALPNPNCDDTCGDTQIPFPFGTTPECYLSIQFWVTCNRTAFDPPKLFWWNTHIEITGISLDGQMTLLQPIAYDCYDSNGVRSSNFTTWITLTDLYFSVSNTANKFTIVGCDAYAFVSGNRLGRDFTTGCIAMCSSEDDLTEGECAGVGCCQTPIPKDVWKIQVEVNSYSNYTDVLDVKRCGYAFVAEDSAFKFSKDSLTNLENVTSLPMVVDWAIGNGTCEEAKSDASSYACKSANSECYKPTNGYGYRCRCKDEFEGNPYLPQGCIDIDECLNETLHNCNKNATCTNTIGSYTCTCPKNYDGDGMGDDGCKENYFLIIFKLGLLKIIKQTGVGSGIFILLLGIILYLVRKRRSQAKMKHKFFLQNGGHMLREKLAAREASQDMVTIFSSSELQKATNNFHDSMILGRGGFGTVYKGVLPDRRTVAIKRSIRVDPTQIEQFINEVVVLSQINHRNVVKLLGCCLETDVPLLVYEYINNGTLSSHLHNGAKARALDWNTRLKIATETAGVLSYLHSSASTPIIHRDVKPDNILLDNTFTAKVSDFGASRLVPIDLTELSTMVQGTFGYLDPEYMQTNQLTEKSDVYSFGVVLLELVTGRKALSFDRPIEEKSLANYFLYVLKQDLLFEILDENIMGLENMEQISAVSKLAKECLNVRGEDRPSMKEVAMELEGLILGGKHSWARINVHDEEEMESLIRIEDGMSHFGNGDMNSSVGYDSISRDHILLPMDGGR; via the exons ATGTTGTCATCAACACTAGTATTTTCATCATCTCATTACAATTTTCCCATAGCTTTGCCTAATCCAAACTGCGACGACACCTGCGGAGACACACAAATCCCCTTCCCTTTCGGCACCACACCCGAATGCTACCTCTCTATACAATTCTGGGTGACTTGCAACCGCACAGCTTTCGATCCTCCGAAGCTCTTCTGGTGGAATACGCATATCGAAATCACGGGGATATCCCTGGACGGGCAGATGACGCTGCTGCAGCCCATAGCGTACGATTGCTACGACAGCAATGGCGTACGATCTTCCAACTTCACCACGTGGATAACGCTGACCGATCTCTACTTCAGCGTGAGTAATACTGCGAATAAGTTCACCATCGTGGGGTGCGATGCCTACGCCTTTGTCTCGGGGAATAGGCTCGGCCGCGACTTCACCACGGGCTGCATCGCCATGTGCAGTTCCGAGGATGATCTGACGGAGGGGGAGTGCGCGGGCGTGGGGTGCTGTCAGACTCCAATCCCCAAAGATGTGTGGAAGATCCAGGTCGAGGTCAACAGCTATTCTAATTATACCGATGTTTTAGACGTCAAGAGATGTGGTTATGCTTTTGTTGCTGAGGACTCTGCCTTCAAGTTTTCAAAGGATAGTCTCACAAATTTGGAAAACGTTACAAGCCTTCCTATGGTGGTTGATTGGGCCATCGGGAATGGCACGTGCGAGGAGGCAAAGAGTGACGCCAGCAGCTATGCTTGCAAGAGTGCAAACTCTGAATGCTACAAACCCACAAACGGCTATGGGTACCGATGTCGTTGCAAGGACGAATTTGAAGGAAATCCTTATCTGCCTCAAGGATGTATCG ATATTGATGAATGTTTAAATGAGACTCTACATAATTGCAACAAGAATGCAACTTGCACTAATACAATAGGCAGTTATACATGTACTTGCCCCAAGAATTACGATGGTGATGGAATGGGTGACGATGGCTGCAAGGAGAA ttattttcTGATCATATTCAAACTTGGGCttcttaaaataatcaaacaaacaGGGGTTGGCTCTGGGATCTTTATTTTACTACTTGGCATCATCCTCTATCTGGTTCGCAAGAGAAGATCACAGGCTAAGATGAAGCATAAATTCTTTCTCCAAAACGGTGGCCATATGTTGCGAGAAAAACTCGCTGCAAGAGAAGCTTCGCAGGATATGGTCACCATTTTCAGCTCATCCGAGCTACAAAAGGCGACAAACAACTTCCACGACAGTATGATCCTTGGTCGAGGTGGCTTTGGCACCGTGTACAAAGGAGTGCTACCGGACAGAAGAACAGTTGCTATCAAGAGATCTATAAGAGTTGATCCCACACAAATCGAGCAGTTCATCAACGAGGTTGTTGTCCTGTCTCAGATCAACCACAGGAATGTAGTTAAGTTGCTTGGTTGTTGCCTAGAGACCGATGTCCCCCTTCTGGTATACGAGTACATCAACAACGGCACCCTTTCTTCACATCTCCACAATGGGGCTAAGGCGCGCGCTCTTGATTGGAACACACGTCTTAAGATCGCTACAGAAACTGCAGGGGTGCTTTCGTATCTCCACTCTTCGGCTTCTACTCCCATCATACATAGGGATGTCAAGCCGGACAACATCCTTTTAGACAATACTTTCACAGCAAAGGTGTCGGATTTTGGAGCCTCAAGGTTGGTTCCCATTGATCTCACAGAGCTATCCACAATGGTGCAAGGGACTTTTGGATACCTTGATCCTGAATACATGCAAACAAACCAATTGACAGAGAAGAGCGATGTTTATAGCTTTGGAGTTGTTCTGTTGGAGCTAGTTACAGGGCGGAAAGCATTGAGTTTTGATAGGCCGATAGAGGAGAAGAGTCTGGCTAATTATTTCCTTTATGTACTCAAACAAGACCTCTTGTTTGAAATTcttgatgaaaatattatgGGGTTGGAAAACATGGAGCAAATATCTGCCGTTTCTAAACTAGCAAAAGAGTGTTTGAACGTGAGAGGTGAGGATAGGCCTAGTATGAAGGAGGTAGCGATGGAGCTCGAAGGGCTAATCCTCGGAGGGAAGCACTCGTGGGCACGGATTAATGTACACGATGAAGAAGAGATGGAGTCTTTGATAAGAATTGAGGATGGAATGAGTCACTTTGGTAATGGTGATATGAACTCAAGTGTTGGTTATGATAGCATCTCTAGGGATCATATTCTTTTGCCAATGGATGGAGGAAGATAA
- the LOC125214227 gene encoding putative wall-associated receptor kinase-like 16, which yields MAVTKGNKRPHVLAVPFPAQGHVKPLMKLARQIAKHGIKVTFVNIECVHRQILSSPWAEAEDEDEDMDNLVMTSVSDGRGPAGILSPKRRPFVAREARYQRSLTGYGHHFHLIRARKGHQQLPQQHDHWPRRLWTVYKGVLADARTVSIKRSTRVDPTQIEQFINEVVVLSQINHGNVVRLLGCCLEKDVPLLVYEFISNGTLSSHLHDEAKARALDWSMRLKIASETAGVLSYLHSSASTPIIHRDVKSDNILLDHTLTVKVSDPIDLAQLSTVVLGTLGYLDPEYMLTNQLTEKSDVYSFGVVLLELVTGRKALSFDRPIEEKSLSNYFLYVPKHDLLVKIIDEKIVGLRNMDQINAVCKLAKECLNVKGEDRPNMKEVAMELEGLILREKHSWATNVDDDEEMKSLIPNDHDGTSGVGYDSICRDHIVLPINGGR from the exons atggccgTAACCAAAGGCAATAAAAGGCCTCATGTATTGGCTGTGCCGTTTCCGGCCCAAGGCCACGTGAAGCCGCTCATGAAATTGGCTCGCCAAATCGCCAAACACGGCATTAAGGTCACGTTCGTTAACATCGAATGCGTCCATCGCCAAATCCTCTCTTCCCCCTGGGCCGAGGCCGAGGACGAGGATGAGGATATGGACAACTTGGTGATGACCTCCGTGAGCGACGGGCGGGGCCCGG cGGGAATTCTTTCTCCAAAACGGCGGCCATTTGTTGCAAGAGAAGCTCGCTACCAGAGAAGCCTCACCGGATATGGTCACCATTTTCACCTCATCCGAGCTAGAAAAGGCCACCAACAGCTTCCACAACAGCATGATCATTGGCCGAGGCGGCTTTGGACCGTGTACAAAGGCGTTTTAGCGGATGCAAGAACAGTTTCCATCAAGAGGTCTACAAGAGTCGATCCCACACAAATCGAGCAGTTCATTAACGAGGTTGTTGTGCTGTCTCAGATCAACCATGGGAATGTTGTCAGGCTTCTTGGTTGTTGCCTAGAAAAAGATGTCCCACTTTTAGTATACGAGTTCATTAGCAACGGCACCCTTTCTTCCCATCTGCACGATGAGGCTAAGGCGCGTGCTCTTGATTGGAGCATGCGTCTGAAGATCGCTTCAGAAACTGCAGGGGTGCTCTCGTATCTGCACTCTTCAGCTTCTACTCCGATCATACATAGGGATGTCAAGTCGGACAACATCCTCTTAGACCATACTTTGACCGTGAAGGTGTCGGATCCAATTGATCTCGCACAGCTATCCACTGTGGTGCTAGGAACTTTGGGATACCTGGATCCCGAGTACATGCTGACAAACCAGTTGACAGAAAAGAGCGATGTTTACAGCTTTGGAGTTGTCTTGCTGGAGCTAGTCACGGGGCGTAAAGCATTGAGTTTTGATAGGCCGATAGAGGAGAAGAGTTTATCTAACTATTTTCTTTATGTACCCAAGCATGATTTGTTGGtaaaaattattgatgaaAAAATTGTAGGTTTGAGAAATATGGACCAAATAAATGCAGTTTGTAAGCTAGCGAAAGAGTGCTTGAACGTGAAGGGAGAAGATAGGCCGAATATGAAGGAGGTAGCAATGGAGCTCGAAGGGCTAATACTAAGAGAGAAGCACTCGTGGGCAACAAATgtagatgatgatgaagagatGAAGTCTTTGATTCCGAATGATCATGACGGAACAAGTGGTGTGGGATATGATAGTATATGCAGGGATCATATTGTTTTGCCAATCAATGGAGGAAGATGA
- the LOC125212985 gene encoding putative wall-associated receptor kinase-like 16 encodes MRAPILVMLIFILVALSPTLVVSSYSYDNFAIAKPSCNDSCGHVRVPFPFGTTQECYLDKAFEVTCNHTSFVPPKLFLGEGGIEIADISLDGQMRVMQYIANDCYFPNGSSSYKNSPWIWLSSFTVNNTANKFTIVGCDAYAFVSGNRLGHDFTTGCIAMCSSEDDLTEGECAGVGCCQTPIPKDVWKIQVEVNSYSNYTNVLDVNRCGYAFVVEDSAFNFSKDNLTNLSLVETLPMVLDWAIGNGTCQEAKSNATGYACISANSECYEPKNGDGYRCRCEHGFEGNPYLTHGCKDIDECKNKTLNDCTKNEYCNNTQGTYTCSCPKHYIGNGQGVDGCKLSSKKQNMMIAFIFIGIASGIIVLLLAVNILFMELKRRSQKKKKQRFFLQNGGHMLQEKLARREASPEMVKIFSSSELEKATSNFSNSMIIGRGGFGTVYKGVLADRRTVAIKRSIRVDPAQIEQFINEVVILSQINHRNVVRLLGCCLETDVPLLVYEFISNGTLSSHLHDEAKARALDWSMRLKIAIDTAEVLSYLHSSASTPIIHRDVKSDNILLDHTLTVKVSDFGASKLVPIDLAQLSTVVLGTLGYLDPEYMQTNQLTEKSDVYSFGVVLLELVTGRRALSFDRPAEEKSLSNYFLYVLKQDLLVKIIDEKIACLGNMEQIYAVCKLAKECLNVKGEDRPNMKEVAMELQGLILGGKHPWERNKADSTEEMEYLLPNDHDGMGDVSSSVGYDSIRRDHIVLPINGGR; translated from the exons ATGCGTGCACCAATTCTAGTAATGCTCATCTTCATATTGGTCGCCTTGTCACCAACACTAGTTGTTTCATCATACTCGTATGATAATTTCGCCATAGCTAAGCCAAGCTGCAACGACAGTTGCGGCCACGTACGCGTCCCCTTCCCTTTCGGCACCACACAAGAATGCTACCTCGATAAAGCATTCGAGGTCACTTGCAACCACACATCTTTCGTTCCCCCCAAGCTATTCTTGGGGGAAGGCGGCATCGAAATCGCAGATATATCCCTCGACGGCCAGATGAGAGTGATGCAGTACATAGCCAATGATTGTTACTTCCCCAACGGATCAAGTTCTTACAAAAACTCTCCGTGGATATGGCTCTCTTCATTCACGGTGAATAATACTGCAAATAAGTTCACAATTGTGGGGTGCGATGCCTACGCCTTTGTCTCGGGGAACAGGCTCGGCCACGACTTCACCACGGGCTGCATCGCCATGTGCAGTTCCGAGGATGATCTGACGGAGGGGGAGTGCGCGGGCGTGGGGTGCTGTCAGACTCCAATCCCCAAAGATGTGTGGAAGATCCAGGTCGAGGTCAACAGCTATTCTAATTATACCAATGTTTTAGACGTCAACAGATGTGGTTATGCTTTTGTTGTTGAGGACTCTGCCTTCAACTTCTCAAAGGATAATCTCACAAACCTGTCACTCGTTGAAACTCTTCCTATGGTGCTTGATTGGGCCATCGGGAACGGCACGTGCCAGGAGGCCAAGAGCAACGCCACTGGCTATGCCTGCATCAGTGCAAACTCTGAATGCTACGAACCGAAAAACGGTGATGGATATCGTTGTCGTTGCGAGCATGGGTTTGAAGGAAATCCTTATCTAACTCATGGATGTAAAG atattgATGAATGCAAAAATAAGACTCTAAACGATTGCACCAAGAATGAGTACTGCAATAATACACAAGGGACTTACACATGTTCTTGTCCCAAACATTACATTGGCAATGGACAAGGTGTTGATGGCTGCAAGCTTTCCTCAAAGAAGCAGAATATGATGATTGCCTTTATCTTCATTG GAATTGCCTCCGGGATTATTGTTCTGCTACTGGCTGTTAACATACTCTTCATGGAACTCAAGAGAAGATcgcagaaaaagaagaagcaaCGCTTCTTTCTCCAAAACGGCGGACATATGTTGCAGGAGAAACTGGCGAGGAGAGAAGCCTCACCCGAGATGGTGAAGATTTTCAGCTCATCCGAGCTAGAAAAGGCCACGAGCAACTTCAGTAACAGTATGATCATTGGTCGAGGTGGCTTTGGCACCGTGTACAAAGGCGTGCTAGCAGACAGAAGAACAGTTGCGATCAAGAGGTCTATAAGAGTTGATCCCGCACAAATCGAGCAGTTCATCAACGAGGTTGTTATTCTGTCTCAGATCAACCACAGGAATGTAGTCAGGCTTCTTGGTTGTTGCTTGGAAACGGATGTTCCGCTTTTGGTGTACGAGTTCATTAGCAACGGCACCCTTTCTTCGCACTTGCACGATGAGGCTAAGGCGCGTGCTCTTGATTGGAGCATGCGTCTGAAGATCGCTATAGACACTGCTGAGGTCCTCTCGTATCTTCACTCTTCAGCTTCTACTCCGATCATTCATAGGGATGTCAAGTCGGACAACATCCTCTTGGACCATACTTTGACTGTAAAGGTGTCCGATTTTGGAGCATCAAAGCTGGTTCCGATTGATCTCGCGCAGCTATCCACTGTGGTGCTAGGAACTTTGGGATACCTTGACCCCGAGTACATGCAGACAAACCAGTTGACAGAAAAGAGCGATGTTTACAGCTTTGGAGTTGTTCTGCTGGAGCTAGTCACGGGGCGGAGAGCATTGAGTTTTGATAGGCCGGCAGAGGAGAAGAGTTTATCCAACTATTTCCTTTATGTACTCAAGCAAGATTTGTtggtaaaaataattgatgaaaaaattGCGTGTTTGGGAAATATGGAGCAAATATATGCGGTTTGTAAGCTAGCGAAAGAGTGCTTGAACGTGAAGGGAGAAGATAGGCCGAATATGAAGGAGGTAGCAATGGAGCTTCAAGGGCTTATACTCGGAGGAAAGCACCCATGGGAACGAAATAAAGCGGACAGTACAGAGGAGATGGAGTATTTGCTACCAAATGATCATGATGGAATGGGAGATGTGAGCTCAAGTGTGGGATATGATAGCATCAGAAGGGATCATATTGTTTTGCCAATCAATGGAGGAAGATGA